GGACTGACCACCGGAGCGAGCGGGCGGCGGCCCATCGTGCGGCCACCGTAGTACTGCGCGGTATCGCTCGCCGCGATCGTCGCCAGCAGCAGCAGCAGGGTCTCCCGCCCCGACTCCAGGAAGACTGCAACGAGCGCTCCGAGCGGCAGCCCGAGATAGAGGAGGGCGAATCCTGCGGCGCCGACCGCCGCCAGCGCGCCGTCGCGGCGCTTTTCGGCGAGTGCCGTCAGCGCGATGACCAGGCCGCCGGTCATGGCGACGAAGGGCAGCGCGCCCGGGGCGAGGCCAACCGACGCCGCCGTCGCAACCGTCGCCGCGCCGCTCGGGACCGCGTTGAAAACCACGCCCGCCGAGCGTGCGAGCCGCGCGTACTCCACGAACGCCAGCAGCAGGAACACGCCCGCCAGCACGACCGTGACGGCGGAAGGCAGGAACCAGATGACGCCGACAATGATCGACACCAGCGCGGCGGCGCTGAGAAGTCGCGTCACGGTGGCGGGCTACTGGCCGACCGCGGCCAGTTCTTCCGTGATGCCGCCGTAGCGGCGGTTGCGCCTCTGGTAGTCGACAAGCGCTTCGAGAAAGTGGCGCGCCCGGAAGTCGGGCCAGTACGTGTCGGTCACCCAGATCTCGGTGTAGGCGATCTGCCAGAGGAGGAAGTTGCTGACGCGCATTTCGCCGCTCGTGCGGATGAGCAGGTCCGGATCGGGCTGTCCCGCCGTGTAAAGCAAACCGGCGAAGCGCGTCTCGTCCAGTTCCTCCGGATCGATGCCCGCGTGGATCGCGCGCCGCGCCGCGCTGACGATCTCCGCCCTTCCGCCGTAGTTGAGCGCGATGTTGAAAACCAGTCCCGTATTCCCGCCGGTCTCGTCCTGCGCCGCATCCAACTCGTCGCAGACATCGGAGGGGAGCTCCGCCCGGCTGCCAATCAATCGAAACCGGATGTTGTTGTTCATCAACGTGGCGAGTTCCAACCGCAGGTATCGCTTCAGGAGCCCCATCAGCGCCGTCACTTCCGCGGGCGGACGCTTCCAGTTCTCTACCGAAAAGGCATAGAGCGTCAGCGCACGGAGACCAAGCCGCGCGGAGAGCTCGACCGTCTCCCGCACCGCTTCGATTCCCGCGAGGTGTCCCTCCACGCGCGGGAGGCTGCGCTGCGCCGCCCACCGGCCGTTGCCGTCCATGATTACCGCGACGTGCGCCGGTAATCGTTCGAAATCGATCAACTCCGCCTGGTGAGCTTCCACGGACCCTTCCCGGGTCCAGGCAAGAACGTCGTCACGACCCATCGTGCCGGTAATGATAATCAAATCTCCACAGGAGACCGGGCCGGGACGCACCCGCGGCTCGATGTAGCGGGGTTCACCGCGGCCTCCCATAGTCGACCGAGACCAGGAACAGCCCGTGAGGCGGCGCGGTGGGACCCGCCCGCGCCCGGTCGCGGGACGCAAGAACGCCGGCCATGTTACCGGCCTCGCGGCGTCCGGACCCGACGTCCACAAGCGTGCCGACCATGATCCGCACCATGTGGCGGAGGAATCCGTCACCCGTTATCGTGATCGTCAGTCCGGGCGTGTCGAGGAACGATGTCGGTGCTTGCGGTTCGATGATCACGGAGTGGACCGTCCGGACGGTCGACCCCGCGCCGGCGTCCGCCGCCTGGAACGCCGCGAAGTCCCGTTCGCCGGTGAGCGACTCCGCCGCGATACGCATCGGGTCGAGGCCGAGCGGATCGGTGACTCGCCAGGCATAGCGGCTCAGGAAGGGATCGGCGACCCGCCCCGTCTCGATCTGGTAGCGGTACGTCTTCTGCTTCGCGCCGAACCGGGCATGGAACCGGTCGGCCGCCTCCTCCGCGCGGCGCAAGCGGATGGCAGCGGGAAGCTTGGCGTTGAGAGCCCGGACCAGCGCGTCGGTATCGATACGATGCGCCAGCCGCACGCTCGCCACCTGTCCCAGCGCGTGGACGCCGGCGTCGGTGCGTCCGGCGCCGTTCACCGTCACCGGCCGCCCCTCGATTTCGGCCAGGGCACGTTCGAGCTCGCCCTGAATCGACCGCCCGTCGTCCTGCCGTTGCCAACCTACGTAGTCCGTCCCGTCGTACGACAGCGTCAGCTTGAGCGTCCGCATCCGGTCGACCTGGCAGCCCCCGTCAAGCCCGCTACGTTCGATCCGCCCAGCGCTGCTGCAGTTCCCAGAGCTTCGCAAACTTCAGAAAGACGTAGTAGCTGTTCAGCATCGAGACGAGCAGGCCGGTCGCGCCGTCCCGGACACCGGCGCGGAGGAGGTAGTTGCGGATGAACGCGGCGGGCGCCTGCAGCGCAAGGTCGGAAACAACGGCGCGGCGCCCGTCCTTGCGCATCTGTTGCGCCGCGAGGGTCGTGTACCGGTCGATCGTCCGCAGGTGATGGGCGATGTCGCGGTACGGATGATGTTCCAGCTCACTCCGCAGGCGGCCCGCCGGGCTATCCAGCGCCACCGACTCGTGGACCAGAACGTCCCTCCAGCGCGCGTGGCGGCGATCGTAGAGGCGCAGCTGCGGATCCGGGTACCAGTCGGTGCTCCGGATCCAGCGGCCCAGGTAGCGGGTGACGCGCGGTATGCGGTAACCATGCAGCTGCGGAGGGGCGGCGAGCATGGCGCGGATCTCCTCCGCGAGGGCCGGTGTGACCCGTTCGTCGGCATCGAGCGACAGGATCCAGTCGTTCGCCGCAAGCGTCGTCGCGTGGTTCTTCTGTGCGGCGTAGCCTTCCCACGGATGCGTCTCGACGCGGGCGCCCGCCTCGCGGGCCATGCGGACGGTCTCGTCGGTGCTGCCGGAATCGACGACGACGCGCTCGTCCGCCCAGGCGACCGACGCGAGCGCATCCCGGATGTTGGCCGCCTCGTCCCGGGTGATGATGACGACCGACAGGGAGGGCATCGGCGCGCGTCAGTATACTTGCCGTCCGATGCAGCCGAGCGAGGTGCTCCAACGGTTTCGGGACGCCGGGGCGCTGCTCGAGGGGCACTTCGAGCTCACCTCCGGCCTTCACAGCCCCGGCTATCTGCAGTGCGCGCTGGTCCTGCAACACCCGGCGCAGGCGGCGGCGCTCGGCGCCGCAATTGCCGGGCAAGTGTGCGATCTTGCCCCCTCCGTCGTACTGTCGCCGGCCCTCGGAGGCGTCGTCATCGGCCAGGAGGTGGCGCGCGCGCTGGGCGTCCGCGCCATCTTCGCCGAGCGGCAGGGGCGGGCACTGACCCTCCGGCGCGGTTTCATGCTCGGCGGCGGCGAGCGTGTGCTGGTCGTGGAGGACGTCGTCACGACAGGGGGTTCGACGCGGGAGACGATCGACGTCGCCCGCGCGGCGGGGGCCGATGTCGTGGGCGCCGCCGCCATCATCGACCGTAGCGGCGCCAACGCCAGCTTCGACGTGCCCTTCCGTGCTCTGGCCACGGTTGCCTACCCCACCCTGAAGCCGTCTGACTGTCCCCAGTGCGCCGCGGGCAACCCTG
The nucleotide sequence above comes from Acidobacteriota bacterium. Encoded proteins:
- a CDS encoding isoprenyl transferase, translated to MGRDDVLAWTREGSVEAHQAELIDFERLPAHVAVIMDGNGRWAAQRSLPRVEGHLAGIEAVRETVELSARLGLRALTLYAFSVENWKRPPAEVTALMGLLKRYLRLELATLMNNNIRFRLIGSRAELPSDVCDELDAAQDETGGNTGLVFNIALNYGGRAEIVSAARRAIHAGIDPEELDETRFAGLLYTAGQPDPDLLIRTSGEMRVSNFLLWQIAYTEIWVTDTYWPDFRARHFLEALVDYQRRNRRYGGITEELAAVGQ
- the truA gene encoding tRNA pseudouridine(38-40) synthase TruA, which gives rise to MRTLKLTLSYDGTDYVGWQRQDDGRSIQGELERALAEIEGRPVTVNGAGRTDAGVHALGQVASVRLAHRIDTDALVRALNAKLPAAIRLRRAEEAADRFHARFGAKQKTYRYQIETGRVADPFLSRYAWRVTDPLGLDPMRIAAESLTGERDFAAFQAADAGAGSTVRTVHSVIIEPQAPTSFLDTPGLTITITGDGFLRHMVRIMVGTLVDVGSGRREAGNMAGVLASRDRARAGPTAPPHGLFLVSVDYGRPR
- a CDS encoding glycosyltransferase family 2 protein, giving the protein MPSLSVVIITRDEAANIRDALASVAWADERVVVDSGSTDETVRMAREAGARVETHPWEGYAAQKNHATTLAANDWILSLDADERVTPALAEEIRAMLAAPPQLHGYRIPRVTRYLGRWIRSTDWYPDPQLRLYDRRHARWRDVLVHESVALDSPAGRLRSELEHHPYRDIAHHLRTIDRYTTLAAQQMRKDGRRAVVSDLALQAPAAFIRNYLLRAGVRDGATGLLVSMLNSYYVFLKFAKLWELQQRWADRT
- a CDS encoding orotate phosphoribosyltransferase, which codes for MQPSEVLQRFRDAGALLEGHFELTSGLHSPGYLQCALVLQHPAQAAALGAAIAGQVCDLAPSVVLSPALGGVVIGQEVARALGVRAIFAERQGRALTLRRGFMLGGGERVLVVEDVVTTGGSTRETIDVARAAGADVVGAAAIIDRSGANASFDVPFRALATVAYPTLKPSDCPQCAAGNPAVKPGSRPR